A stretch of Ranitomeya variabilis isolate aRanVar5 chromosome 3, aRanVar5.hap1, whole genome shotgun sequence DNA encodes these proteins:
- the LOC143816334 gene encoding transmembrane gamma-carboxyglutamic acid protein 1-like encodes MGSVFLSEDEANTVLKRFPRANSFLEEIKQGNIERECREELCSYEEAREAFENDERTKEFWKEYTSDHENSNTDSSWYPFYLAFPLVTVLFVVLLVLLLVWRCVFKKKARRRTAYAPRGVRENNTEAGPDHDMRSQQRSNVLCTVEDAFRAGHPTGVLDYDIRSDTLSAGLSNCDPPPSYEEATGERGIRVIEPQQNPLEPPPQYEEIATCASVVTIPRELANVK; translated from the exons tgTTTCTGTCTGAAGATGAAGCAAACACCGTTTTAAAGCGTTTTCCAAGAGCAAACAGTTTCCTGGAGGAGATAAAGCAAGGAAACATTGAGCGGGAATGCAGGGAGGAATTATGCAGCTATGAAGAAGCAAGAGAGGCATTTGAAAATGATGAGAGGACT aaaGAATTTTGGAAAGAATATACCAGTGACCACGAGAACTCTAACACGGACAGCAGCTGGTATCCCTTTTACCTTGCCTTCCCTTTGGTCACAGTACTATTTGTGGTCCTTTTGGTGCTCTTATTGGTATGGAGGTGTGTATTCAAGAAGAAGGCACGTCGTCGGACTGCCTACGCACCCAGAGGAGTGCGAGAGAACAATACAGAGGCAGGACCTGACCATGACATGAGAAGCCAGCAGCGTTCCAATGTACTCTGTACTGTGGAAGATGCATTTAGGGCAGGGCACCCTACTGGGGTCTTAGATTATGATATACGTTCAGATACGTTATCCGCTGGATTATCAAACTGTGACCCTCCCCCATCTTATGAGGAAGCCACTGGCGAGAGGGGCATAAGGGTGATTGAGCCGCAGCAGAACCCACTGGAACCTCCTCCACAATATGAAGAAATAGCCACATGTGCCTCTGTCGTCACGATACCTCGTGAGCTTGCCAATGTCAAGTAA